A genomic stretch from Ignavibacteriota bacterium includes:
- a CDS encoding methyltransferase domain-containing protein gives MLRIPSWHSDLLRALFGADTLEGRRLRALAEPITRLSSMFNRLDDEAPGAARPYLNDDTALRAYAVYFGTANMLKLHRALREIARMDAAPRRDVLRVLDLGAGTGTGLWGLAAWLRPDRSEPRPVPLDITLVDVSRAALTLADESARWLSANVFDGALHASTRLCDIDRYTDAGSYDLIIVANTLNELSDPGDRLLEICTERLAPGGSVLLLEPALRTASRALLHLRTRAAADGWTIAAPCFRQGVCPALDAEKDWCHADDGWERPAWIEELDRATGTVKLSLKYSYLVLNRSGATLGGALGVTDPQRVVSHAAREKGRTRAYLCGEAGRFPCMQNTRDVTEANRAFARAERYDILELSQLERRTHDCLVPRDSIVTRHEA, from the coding sequence ATGCTTCGAATCCCGTCCTGGCACTCCGATCTGTTGCGCGCGCTGTTCGGCGCCGATACACTCGAGGGGCGCCGCCTGCGCGCGCTCGCCGAACCGATCACACGCCTGTCGTCGATGTTCAATCGCCTCGACGACGAGGCGCCCGGCGCGGCGCGCCCGTATCTGAACGACGACACAGCGCTGCGCGCCTACGCCGTGTATTTCGGCACGGCGAACATGTTGAAACTGCACAGGGCGCTGCGCGAAATCGCACGTATGGACGCGGCGCCGCGACGCGACGTCCTGCGTGTGCTGGATTTGGGTGCGGGCACGGGCACGGGCCTCTGGGGACTCGCCGCCTGGCTGCGCCCCGACCGTTCCGAACCGCGTCCCGTGCCTCTCGACATCACGCTTGTCGACGTCTCGCGCGCCGCGCTCACGCTCGCCGACGAGAGCGCGCGCTGGCTGTCCGCAAATGTTTTCGACGGTGCGCTCCACGCATCCACACGTCTCTGCGACATCGACCGCTATACCGACGCGGGCTCCTACGATCTCATCATCGTCGCAAACACGCTCAACGAATTGTCCGATCCGGGCGACCGGCTGCTCGAAATCTGTACGGAGCGCCTCGCGCCCGGAGGCAGTGTGCTGCTGCTCGAACCAGCGCTTCGCACCGCCTCGCGCGCGCTTCTGCATCTGCGTACGCGTGCCGCGGCGGACGGGTGGACCATCGCCGCGCCGTGTTTCAGACAGGGAGTCTGCCCCGCCCTCGACGCCGAAAAGGACTGGTGTCATGCGGACGACGGCTGGGAACGTCCGGCCTGGATCGAGGAACTCGATCGCGCGACGGGTACGGTGAAACTCTCGCTCAAGTACTCGTACCTCGTGCTCAACCGCAGCGGCGCAACACTCGGCGGCGCGCTGGGCGTCACCGATCCGCAGCGTGTTGTGAGCCACGCGGCGCGCGAGAAGGGCAGAACCCGCGCCTATCTCTGCGGCGAGGCAGGCCGATTTCCCTGTATGCAAAACACGCGCGATGTCACCGAGGCCAACCGCGCGTTTGCACGCGCCGAGCGATACGACATTCTCGAGCTTTCACAGCTCGAACGGCGGACGCACGACTGCCTCGTGCCGCGGGATTCGATTGTCACACGGCACGAGGCCTGA
- a CDS encoding glycosyltransferase family 39 protein, giving the protein MKPFPPRDPLPRSIFIIAAAVATAHVALSFSPWYEMFRDEFYYLACAARLDAGYVDHPPLSVWMLAGVRAMLGDSVAAVRLLPALAAGATTAVAGMLARAMGAQRTGMVLAALFAAGVPILHALASFYSMNAFEPLLWGITLLCLFRALDRQRPRDWMWLGLLLGIGLMNKHTMILLPAALLPALLLTGQRRVLGTKGPWIAAAITCCIVLPNILWQWAYGFPSLEFYANATKYKNIPTSPLEMVFLQSMVGNIFFLPVWIAGVWWLFIHDSGRWRFLGWTVIATYLIFLATQSSRPDRIAGIYVLCAAAGGAALGARLAQRAALARTGAIAAITLAGIVMLPLVLPLFPPVTQSRVMGLAGMNRQFEKGQRAPLPQHLADRFGWRDMAANIANACALLTPEERAVAAIGASNYGEAGALEYYREEYSLPPTLATHNSYFHWGPGATSGEVMIMIGTSEEELHEMFEDVQNTWIIHWGGFAMGFENDLPIYICRRPRVPLKELWPKLKKYV; this is encoded by the coding sequence ATGAAACCGTTCCCGCCCAGAGATCCCCTGCCCCGCTCCATTTTTATCATCGCAGCGGCGGTGGCGACGGCACATGTGGCCCTGTCGTTCTCGCCGTGGTATGAAATGTTCCGCGACGAATTCTATTATCTGGCCTGCGCGGCGCGCCTCGATGCGGGGTACGTCGATCATCCTCCGCTTTCGGTATGGATGCTTGCGGGTGTTCGCGCGATGCTTGGTGATTCCGTCGCCGCCGTGCGGCTGCTGCCCGCGCTGGCGGCCGGCGCAACGACTGCTGTGGCGGGAATGCTCGCGCGCGCGATGGGCGCGCAAAGGACCGGCATGGTGCTCGCCGCCCTCTTCGCCGCGGGTGTTCCCATCTTGCACGCGCTCGCAAGTTTTTATTCGATGAACGCTTTCGAACCGCTGCTCTGGGGCATCACGTTGTTATGCCTGTTCCGTGCTCTCGATCGGCAACGGCCACGGGACTGGATGTGGCTGGGCCTGCTTCTGGGCATCGGGCTTATGAATAAACACACGATGATACTGCTTCCCGCAGCCTTGCTTCCCGCGCTCCTGCTCACCGGGCAACGCCGGGTGCTCGGCACGAAGGGGCCGTGGATCGCCGCCGCCATCACATGCTGCATCGTTCTGCCGAACATCCTCTGGCAATGGGCGTACGGCTTTCCCTCGCTCGAATTCTATGCCAACGCGACCAAGTACAAGAACATCCCGACCTCGCCTCTCGAAATGGTTTTTCTTCAGTCCATGGTGGGCAATATCTTCTTTCTTCCCGTCTGGATCGCCGGAGTGTGGTGGCTGTTTATCCATGACAGCGGAAGGTGGCGCTTCCTCGGGTGGACCGTGATCGCCACCTACCTGATTTTTCTCGCGACCCAATCAAGCCGTCCCGACCGCATCGCGGGAATCTACGTGTTGTGCGCCGCGGCAGGCGGCGCTGCACTCGGCGCCCGACTCGCTCAACGCGCAGCTCTCGCGCGCACTGGGGCCATCGCGGCGATCACCCTCGCGGGAATTGTCATGCTCCCGCTTGTTCTGCCGCTCTTCCCTCCCGTCACACAATCCCGCGTCATGGGGCTCGCGGGTATGAACCGACAATTCGAGAAGGGCCAGCGCGCACCCCTGCCGCAACATCTTGCGGATCGATTCGGCTGGCGCGACATGGCGGCGAATATTGCGAACGCCTGCGCGCTTCTCACGCCCGAGGAGCGTGCCGTCGCCGCCATAGGCGCAAGCAATTACGGCGAGGCCGGCGCACTCGAGTATTATCGCGAGGAGTACAGTCTCCCGCCGACACTCGCGACACACAATTCGTATTTCCACTGGGGGCCGGGCGCCACGAGCGGCGAGGTGATGATCATGATCGGCACCTCCGAGGAGGAATTGCACGAGATGTTCGAGGACGTGCAGAACACCTGGATCATACACTGGGGCGGCTTCGCGATGGGTTTCGAAAACGACCTTCCCATCTACATCTGCCGCAGGCCGCGTGTGCCGCTCAAGGAACTCTGGCCGAAACTCAAGAAATACGTCTGA
- the hpnC gene encoding squalene synthase HpnC, with protein MERGRGSLGGNGFIYRFRAGGNPLISKKERDCCRVRRAACRSPLYCDVEKSSDIYRALAHSYAACTQVARSHYENFPVASVLLPRRLRPHVAAVYAFARAADDFADEGDVDTAARLAALNRWEDYLDSDTGGLPYAAQRDEIDRLASDIFPALHHTIRCFDIDGALFRDLLDAFRQDCTTTRYESFPLLLDYCRRSANPVGRIMLALFGVSDPAACAASDALCTGLQLANFWQDVSIDAARGRIYIPLEDLRAAGLSAEHCLPGAAKPPALRDVLRRQVERTRLFFDSALPLFSHLRGLPALEIRAVWLGGSRILDKIARGDYTAFENRPTLTKAEYVSILFRAALRLIPHR; from the coding sequence ATGGAGCGGGGCAGGGGATCTCTGGGCGGGAACGGTTTCATATATCGATTCCGTGCTGGGGGTAATCCTCTAATATCGAAAAAAGAGCGGGATTGTTGCAGAGTCCGTCGCGCAGCGTGCCGCTCCCCGCTATATTGCGACGTGGAAAAAAGTTCGGACATATACCGCGCACTTGCACACTCGTACGCAGCTTGTACACAGGTCGCGCGCAGCCACTACGAGAATTTTCCCGTGGCGTCGGTGCTGCTCCCGCGACGCCTGCGTCCGCATGTTGCGGCCGTCTATGCCTTCGCCCGTGCGGCGGACGATTTCGCCGATGAAGGCGATGTTGATACGGCTGCGCGGCTTGCGGCGCTTAACCGCTGGGAAGATTATCTCGACTCGGACACGGGCGGCCTGCCCTACGCCGCACAACGCGATGAAATAGACCGGCTTGCATCCGACATTTTCCCCGCGTTGCACCACACGATCCGGTGCTTCGATATCGACGGCGCGCTGTTCCGCGATCTCCTCGATGCGTTCAGGCAGGACTGCACCACAACACGCTACGAGAGTTTCCCGTTGTTGCTCGATTACTGCCGCCGGTCAGCGAATCCTGTCGGCCGTATCATGCTGGCGCTGTTCGGTGTGTCGGATCCCGCTGCCTGTGCGGCATCCGATGCGTTGTGCACCGGTCTGCAACTCGCCAATTTCTGGCAGGACGTCTCGATCGATGCGGCACGCGGACGCATCTACATTCCGCTCGAGGATCTGCGCGCGGCCGGACTCTCGGCCGAGCATTGCCTGCCCGGCGCGGCCAAGCCGCCCGCGCTGCGCGACGTGCTGCGCCGCCAGGTGGAACGCACACGGCTGTTCTTCGACAGCGCACTGCCACTCTTTTCGCATCTGCGCGGACTGCCCGCTCTCGAGATCCGCGCCGTCTGGCTCGGGGGCTCCCGCATACTTGACAAAATTGCCCGCGGAGACTATACTGCATTTGAGAATCGACCCACACTCACAAAAGCAGAATACGTGTCTATACTTTTCCGCGCAGCGCTACGTCTTATTCCACACAGGTGA
- the hpnD gene encoding presqualene diphosphate synthase HpnD: MISFSLLPEPKREAINTVYAFCRCTDDIVDEGNDEQAKHDKLARWTYELEMGFRNESVYPLLNKLNVIAGRFNIPAAHFFELIRGMRMDLEQKRYDTFEDLEQYCYRVASTVGLMCSEIFGYKNKRTLQYAIDLGIALQLTNIVRDVRSDALRDRIYIPLEDFERFGYTEDELFASVYNENFVKLMHYEAERARRYYEKARASLAEEDHRAFFSARIMDRIYYRILDKIEQRSYAVFEEKISISSLSKLVIAMREYFSRPALGTIAGA; this comes from the coding sequence ATGATATCGTTTTCTCTGCTGCCCGAGCCGAAACGCGAGGCGATCAACACCGTGTACGCCTTCTGCCGCTGCACCGACGACATCGTCGACGAGGGCAACGACGAGCAGGCCAAACACGACAAGCTTGCGCGATGGACGTACGAACTCGAAATGGGTTTCCGCAATGAAAGCGTCTATCCTCTGCTCAACAAACTGAATGTCATTGCCGGACGTTTTAATATCCCCGCCGCGCATTTTTTTGAACTCATACGCGGCATGCGCATGGACCTCGAACAGAAGCGCTACGACACTTTCGAGGATCTCGAGCAATACTGCTATCGCGTCGCGTCGACAGTCGGGCTCATGTGCAGCGAAATTTTCGGATATAAAAACAAGCGCACGCTGCAGTACGCGATCGACCTCGGCATCGCCCTGCAATTGACCAACATCGTGCGCGACGTACGCAGCGACGCCTTGCGCGACCGCATCTACATTCCGCTGGAGGACTTCGAACGCTTCGGGTACACGGAGGACGAGCTGTTTGCGTCGGTCTACAACGAGAACTTCGTCAAGCTCATGCACTACGAGGCCGAGCGCGCAAGGCGGTATTACGAAAAGGCGCGCGCCTCGCTGGCGGAAGAGGACCACCGCGCATTTTTTTCGGCGCGCATCATGGATCGCATCTACTACCGCATCCTCGACAAGATCGAGCAACGCTCGTACGCGGTGTTCGAGGAGAAGATTTCCATCTCCTCTCTCTCCAAACTTGTGATCGCGATGCGCGAGTATTTCAGCAGGCCCGCACTCGGGACCATCGCCGGCGCATGA
- a CDS encoding FAD-dependent oxidoreductase produces MIDVAVIGGGLSGLAAAVSLSGRGFTAALVEGRPYLGGRARSFTDAASGAVLDNGQHLMMGCYTSTLQFLELIGSSGTLRRVDRMSIPFRDTRGGRAVLRTGSLPHPFGMAQAFLGYNFLGVRDKAGVLRVAAVLRNTDPARLDGITAAKWLLDLGQGAHAMSAFWEPVILATLNARPAHSSAALLTRVLREVFLSAAEASALLFCTGGLSGTFADPAAAFLEAHATRVFTHTRVEMLRRDASGWTLIFADGRQMESKSIVLAMPPWDTRALLERSALGSAAATLCPAFVPSPIVSVYIWSRERLSTEPIMGLLDTVVQWVFDKGRAPDGHWLSTCTVSAADTLCDDDNAQWESRVRRDIAAVFGQTAARAVHRMLVIRERAATFRPSPGLETLRPAALTEEAGLFLAGDWIGTGLPATIESAVRGGFFAADAVAAHVAGTRGGV; encoded by the coding sequence ATGATCGACGTTGCCGTCATCGGCGGCGGACTTTCCGGCCTTGCGGCCGCGGTCTCACTGTCCGGTCGCGGATTTACGGCGGCGCTTGTCGAGGGAAGGCCCTATCTCGGCGGTCGCGCGCGTTCCTTTACGGATGCCGCCTCCGGCGCGGTGCTCGACAACGGCCAGCATCTCATGATGGGCTGTTATACGTCGACGTTGCAATTCCTGGAACTGATCGGTTCATCCGGCACACTGCGGCGAGTCGACCGCATGAGTATTCCGTTCCGCGACACACGCGGGGGAAGGGCTGTTTTACGGACGGGATCACTGCCGCATCCCTTCGGTATGGCACAGGCCTTTCTCGGGTACAACTTCCTCGGCGTGCGCGACAAGGCTGGTGTGTTGCGGGTGGCTGCCGTCTTGCGCAACACCGATCCCGCGCGTCTCGACGGTATCACCGCCGCCAAGTGGCTGCTGGACCTGGGACAGGGTGCACACGCCATGTCGGCGTTCTGGGAACCCGTGATACTTGCGACGTTGAACGCGCGGCCCGCGCACTCCTCGGCCGCCCTGCTCACGAGAGTACTGCGCGAGGTGTTTCTTAGTGCCGCCGAAGCGTCGGCATTGCTGTTCTGCACAGGCGGCCTTTCCGGCACGTTCGCTGATCCCGCAGCCGCATTCCTCGAAGCGCACGCAACGCGCGTATTCACTCACACGCGCGTCGAAATGCTGCGTCGTGATGCCTCGGGATGGACTCTGATCTTCGCGGACGGACGGCAGATGGAGTCCAAATCCATTGTACTCGCCATGCCTCCGTGGGATACGCGTGCCCTTCTGGAGCGCTCCGCGCTCGGCTCGGCGGCCGCAACCTTGTGTCCGGCGTTTGTGCCCTCGCCGATCGTCTCGGTGTACATTTGGTCCCGCGAACGCCTCAGCACCGAACCGATCATGGGGCTGCTCGACACGGTGGTGCAATGGGTGTTCGACAAGGGACGCGCGCCCGATGGCCACTGGCTGTCGACCTGTACTGTTTCGGCCGCCGACACGCTCTGTGACGACGACAATGCGCAGTGGGAGAGCCGCGTACGCCGCGACATTGCCGCGGTGTTCGGTCAGACAGCCGCGCGTGCCGTTCATCGAATGCTCGTCATTCGCGAGCGCGCCGCGACGTTCCGGCCATCGCCCGGACTTGAAACACTGCGGCCTGCCGCTCTCACCGAGGAAGCCGGTCTCTTTCTCGCGGGAGACTGGATAGGCACCGGCCTGCCGGCAACCATCGAAAGCGCCGTGCGTGGCGGCTTTTTTGCGGCCGACGCAGTGGCGGCGCATGTTGCCGGTACACGGGGCGGTGTGTAA
- the mnmA gene encoding tRNA 2-thiouridine(34) synthase MnmA, whose amino-acid sequence MNNRVVVGMSGGVDSSVAAALLVEQGYEVIGVTLKTHAFEDVGGNTANESSCCSLDGINDARRVCARLGIPHYVFDFSAAFMEQVINPFVDAYLAGTTPNPCVLCNRGIKWEQLIRKSLGLGADRVAMGHYARVGSDADGGRHWITRGIDASKDQSYALWALSQDSLARTLFPLGGLTKDEARLHAQRFGLHTARKGESYEICFVSDNNYARFLKERVDGLQGKVRDGDVVFDGRVIGKHDGYPFYTIGQRRGLNVAVGEPVYVTGIDPQSNRVTVGRDADLYTDTFTARDVVMQKRSFPDAPLRARVKIRYKDEGASATLHPHADGTLRIVFDAPRRAITPGQSAVFYDGDDVLGGGVIC is encoded by the coding sequence ATGAACAATCGTGTTGTGGTCGGAATGTCGGGTGGCGTGGATTCGTCGGTGGCCGCGGCATTGCTTGTGGAGCAGGGCTATGAGGTTATAGGCGTCACCCTCAAGACACATGCATTCGAGGATGTGGGCGGCAACACGGCGAACGAGTCGAGCTGTTGTTCGCTCGACGGGATAAACGATGCCCGCCGTGTGTGCGCACGTCTCGGCATCCCGCACTATGTGTTCGATTTTTCCGCCGCGTTTATGGAGCAGGTCATCAATCCCTTTGTGGATGCCTATCTCGCGGGAACGACGCCCAATCCCTGCGTGCTCTGCAATCGTGGAATCAAATGGGAGCAACTGATCCGAAAATCGCTGGGACTGGGCGCGGACCGCGTGGCCATGGGGCACTACGCACGTGTCGGATCCGACGCCGATGGGGGACGCCACTGGATCACACGCGGAATCGACGCGTCGAAGGATCAGTCGTACGCGTTATGGGCGCTGTCGCAGGACAGTCTCGCGCGAACGCTTTTCCCCCTCGGCGGTCTCACCAAGGACGAGGCGCGCTTGCATGCACAGCGTTTCGGACTGCACACGGCGCGGAAAGGCGAGAGTTACGAGATCTGTTTTGTGTCCGACAATAACTACGCGCGATTTCTGAAGGAGCGCGTGGACGGGCTCCAGGGGAAGGTCCGGGACGGTGATGTGGTGTTTGACGGGCGCGTGATCGGGAAACACGACGGATATCCGTTTTATACGATAGGCCAGCGGCGGGGTTTGAATGTGGCAGTCGGCGAGCCTGTGTATGTGACGGGCATCGATCCGCAGTCGAACCGCGTCACTGTGGGCCGTGATGCGGATCTGTACACGGATACGTTCACCGCGCGTGATGTTGTCATGCAGAAGCGGTCGTTCCCCGATGCACCGCTGCGCGCCCGTGTGAAGATCCGGTACAAGGACGAGGGAGCGTCCGCGACACTGCATCCGCACGCAGACGGCACGCTGCGTATCGTGTTCGACGCCCCGCGTCGCGCCATTACACCCGGACAGTCGGCCGTTTTCTACGACGGCGACGACGTGCTCGGCGGCGGCGTCATCTGTTGA
- a CDS encoding outer membrane beta-barrel protein, producing MVRVMMVLIVACMLGSVVSQAQESDIRVGFGVSMSQSVLVYAIDQEHAYTPWSFATVCVPVFLTKNFRIEPEVGYLSGSHERIYFDKTTSTASFTQMRLGAGVHYFIDRVGGAENVSLYLGPEFALAPTSTKSKPSSPGSKESTTSQSNTLLGFVLGGEYSFAKRFSVGTAVHWSYIIIGEEDPLSSTYSEVSESYLNISTSIRFRFYFN from the coding sequence ATGGTACGTGTCATGATGGTCCTCATTGTTGCATGTATGCTTGGTTCCGTGGTGTCGCAGGCACAGGAATCGGATATTCGTGTCGGTTTTGGTGTAAGTATGTCGCAGTCTGTCCTAGTGTATGCCATCGACCAGGAGCATGCGTACACGCCGTGGTCTTTCGCGACAGTCTGCGTCCCTGTGTTCCTGACAAAAAATTTCCGCATCGAACCGGAGGTGGGGTACCTGTCCGGCTCGCACGAGCGCATATATTTCGATAAAACGACAAGCACCGCGTCATTCACACAGATGCGTCTCGGCGCCGGCGTGCACTACTTCATCGACAGAGTCGGCGGAGCGGAAAACGTCTCCCTGTATCTCGGGCCGGAATTTGCTCTTGCGCCCACGTCTACAAAAAGCAAACCCTCCTCGCCGGGCTCCAAGGAGAGCACCACATCCCAATCGAACACGCTGCTCGGTTTCGTGCTGGGCGGTGAATACTCCTTTGCGAAACGGTTCAGTGTCGGGACCGCCGTACACTGGAGCTATATCATCATCGGAGAGGAGGACCCGCTTTCCAGCACGTATTCCGAGGTGTCCGAATCGTATCTGAATATCTCCACCTCGATCCGGTTCCGTTTCTACTTCAATTGA
- a CDS encoding dipeptidase has protein sequence MKDILAFFAANRDAFLADLVTFLSIPSISTSDERKPDIARAAAFVEAQLKNIGMQNVTVHPTKGHPVVTGEWLGAKGAPTVLIYGHYDVQPAEPLELWNSPPFEPVMRDGKIFARGSADDKGQVFIHFKAVEAFMKTHGALPVNVKFIVEGEEEIGSTNLADFVKKNKKMLACDVILISDTHMMGVKEPSITYGLRGLTYLEMTVTSAKGDMHSGTFGGGVANPIQVLSEILVACKDPKSGKIKIPGFYEDVVPLTKKERAALAKLPHDDKKWAKSIGATMPHGEQGYTTVERTGSRPTFEVNGIWGGHTGPGVKTVLPAQAHAKVSMRLVANQDPLKIAKLFTAYVKSVAPPTVKLDVKLYDNNGHPALTPIESVGMQAASAAIKAVYKKEPFFTREGGSIPVVADFQHILGVEAVLLGFGLPDDNLHAPNEKFDLVQFDKGLATAAHFLSAFAELKK, from the coding sequence ATGAAAGACATCCTCGCGTTTTTTGCGGCGAACCGCGACGCGTTTCTTGCGGACCTCGTTACCTTCCTTTCCATTCCGAGCATCAGCACGAGCGACGAGCGCAAACCCGACATCGCCCGCGCCGCGGCGTTTGTCGAAGCACAGCTCAAAAACATCGGCATGCAGAACGTGACAGTGCATCCCACGAAGGGCCATCCGGTCGTGACCGGCGAGTGGCTCGGCGCGAAGGGCGCACCGACGGTTCTTATTTACGGGCACTACGATGTGCAGCCCGCGGAGCCGTTGGAGCTGTGGAATTCGCCGCCCTTTGAGCCGGTAATGCGCGATGGAAAAATCTTTGCGCGCGGATCAGCCGACGACAAGGGGCAGGTGTTCATCCACTTCAAAGCCGTCGAAGCGTTCATGAAGACGCATGGCGCGCTTCCCGTCAACGTGAAGTTCATCGTCGAGGGCGAGGAGGAAATCGGGAGCACGAACCTGGCGGACTTCGTCAAGAAGAACAAGAAGATGCTCGCCTGCGATGTTATTCTGATCTCCGATACTCACATGATGGGTGTCAAGGAGCCGAGCATCACCTACGGTCTGCGCGGTCTCACCTATCTCGAGATGACCGTCACCTCGGCGAAGGGCGACATGCACAGCGGCACCTTCGGTGGCGGCGTCGCGAATCCCATCCAGGTGCTGTCGGAAATCCTCGTCGCATGCAAGGATCCGAAGTCCGGCAAGATCAAGATACCCGGTTTCTACGAGGACGTTGTGCCTCTGACCAAGAAGGAGCGTGCGGCGCTTGCAAAACTTCCACACGACGACAAAAAGTGGGCGAAGTCGATCGGCGCCACCATGCCGCACGGCGAACAGGGGTACACCACTGTCGAGCGCACGGGCTCGCGTCCGACCTTCGAAGTGAACGGCATCTGGGGCGGTCACACGGGACCGGGCGTGAAGACGGTGCTCCCCGCGCAAGCGCATGCAAAGGTATCGATGCGGCTCGTCGCGAATCAGGATCCGCTGAAAATCGCGAAGCTCTTCACCGCCTACGTCAAGAGTGTTGCACCGCCCACGGTGAAACTCGATGTGAAGCTGTACGACAACAACGGACATCCCGCGTTGACGCCCATCGAATCGGTCGGCATGCAGGCGGCGTCGGCTGCGATCAAGGCCGTGTACAAGAAGGAGCCCTTCTTCACGCGTGAAGGCGGATCAATTCCTGTTGTTGCGGACTTCCAGCACATACTCGGCGTCGAAGCAGTGCTTCTGGGTTTCGGCCTCCCCGACGACAACCTGCACGCTCCGAACGAGAAGTTCGATCTGGTGCAGTTTGACAAGGGTCTCGCGACGGCAGCGCATTTCCTCTCAGCGTTCGCCGAGCTGAAGAAGTAA